The Schistocerca cancellata isolate TAMUIC-IGC-003103 chromosome 4, iqSchCanc2.1, whole genome shotgun sequence genome contains a region encoding:
- the LOC126183982 gene encoding uncharacterized protein LOC126183982, with product MCKPGPPRPPPPSPTTPITPAIPHYTRTPTLHPPSPTTLALSHNLCPPPRPPPYPTSPTLPHDPRSSPRAPALPHEPPPSPTSPRPPPRAPALPHKIPPSPTSPRPPAVPHYPRPPPRDLALLDEPPPSCPPPLPPPFPTTPALPHNPRPPPQPPTLPHKPPPSPTTHDPHPPPRPPPSPTTPALPHDPRPPPRAPALPHEPCVATNPIPKTCIPPTPTSTPVPPTPTPQQHPRHAITPASPSLLPHQAPTAPPTDTPPHRHPCPTESPVVA from the exons ATGTGCAAA CCCGGCCCTCCCCgaccacccccaccctcccccactaCCCCCATCACCCCCGCCATCCCCCACTACACCCGAACTCCCACACTACACCCGCCCTCCCCCACTACCCTCGCCCTTTCCCACAACCTCTGCCCTCCCCCACGACCCCCGCCCTACCCCACTTCCCCAACCCTACCCCATGACCCCCGCTCCTCCCCTCGAGCCCCCGCCCTCCCCCACGAGCCCCCGCCCTCCCCCACGAGCCCCCGCCCTCCCCCACGAGCCCCCGCCCTCCCCCACAAGATCCCGCCCTCCCCCACGAGTCCCCGCCCTCCCGCCGTCCCCCACTACCCCCGCCCTCCCCCACGAGACCTAGCCCTCCTCGACGAGCCCCCACCCTCCTGCCCTCCCCCACTACCCCCGCCCTTCCCCACAACCCCCGCCCTCCCCCACAACCCCCGCCCTCCCCCAcaaccccccaccctcccccacaaacccccaccctcccccacaaCCCAcgacccccaccctcccccacgaCCGCCGCCCTCCCCCACGACCCCTGCCCTCCCCCACGACCCCCGCCCTCCCCCACGAGCCCCTGCCCTCCCCCACGAGCCCTGCGTCGCCACAAACCCCATCCCCAAGACCTGCATCCCACCAACCCCCACCAGCACCCCTGTCCCACCTACACCCACACCCCAACAACACCCCCGCCACGCCATCACTCCTGCCTCACCATCACTCCTGCCCCACCAAGCCCCAACAGCACCCCCCACCGACACCCCACCCCACCGACACCCCTGCCCCACCGAGTcccctgttgtggcgtag